A DNA window from Labilithrix sp. contains the following coding sequences:
- a CDS encoding sigma 54-interacting transcriptional regulator — MSSREAEGAATDVQQKLALSTFAVRQKPVVAWTDASGAHREGIGAGRVLLGSSPHVQLRVHDPAVSRLHAELELRDGHVWVRDLGSTNGTWVDGVFVQSARLGAGSQLRVGATTISVSFAPDAAKTALWPYERLGPLVARSESMRELFFMLADFARTDSPVLIQGETGTGKELVARAIHESSRRSEGPFIVVDCGALPEALLEGELFGHVKGAFTGAAASRAGAFESADGGTVFLDEIGELPLSMQPKLLRVLESLTVRRLGEAQHRPVDVRFVSATHRDLRAMVANGSFREDVYFRLAVLPAFVPPLRDRPSDVGLLLEHFLASRAIHVRPEIVAEMERCPWRGNVRELRAFTERAIAVGPDRAWAMTRGLATGGSIAPPAATSTSTSISTSVATVAGDLPPVAADVPFKVLRERWSDHLEREYLKSLIARLGRADVGALAEAAGLDRSYVHRLLKKHDL, encoded by the coding sequence GTGAGCAGTCGAGAAGCCGAGGGCGCCGCCACCGACGTCCAGCAGAAGCTGGCGCTCAGCACGTTCGCGGTGCGGCAGAAGCCCGTCGTCGCGTGGACGGACGCGTCCGGCGCCCATCGCGAGGGCATCGGCGCGGGGCGCGTGCTCCTCGGGTCGTCGCCGCACGTGCAGCTCCGCGTGCACGATCCCGCGGTGTCGCGCCTCCACGCCGAGCTCGAGCTGCGCGACGGTCACGTCTGGGTGCGCGACCTCGGGAGCACGAACGGCACCTGGGTCGACGGCGTGTTCGTTCAGAGCGCGCGCCTCGGCGCCGGCTCGCAGCTCCGCGTCGGCGCGACGACGATCTCGGTCTCCTTCGCGCCCGACGCCGCGAAGACCGCGCTCTGGCCGTACGAGCGCCTCGGTCCGCTCGTCGCGCGCTCGGAGTCGATGCGGGAGCTCTTCTTCATGCTCGCCGACTTCGCGCGCACCGACTCGCCCGTCCTGATCCAGGGCGAGACCGGGACCGGCAAGGAGCTCGTCGCGCGCGCGATCCACGAGTCGTCGCGGCGATCGGAGGGCCCGTTCATCGTCGTCGACTGCGGCGCGCTCCCGGAGGCGCTCCTCGAAGGCGAGCTCTTCGGCCACGTGAAGGGCGCGTTCACCGGCGCGGCCGCGTCGCGCGCGGGCGCCTTCGAGTCGGCCGACGGCGGCACGGTGTTCCTCGACGAGATCGGCGAGCTGCCGCTCTCGATGCAGCCGAAGCTGCTCCGCGTCCTCGAGTCCCTCACCGTGCGCCGCCTCGGCGAGGCGCAGCATCGCCCGGTCGACGTGCGCTTCGTCTCCGCGACGCACCGCGACCTCCGCGCGATGGTCGCGAACGGCAGCTTCCGCGAGGACGTCTACTTCCGCCTCGCGGTGCTGCCCGCCTTCGTGCCTCCGCTCCGCGATCGACCGAGCGACGTCGGGCTCCTCCTCGAGCACTTCCTCGCCTCGCGCGCGATCCACGTCCGGCCCGAGATCGTCGCGGAGATGGAGCGATGCCCGTGGCGCGGCAACGTCCGCGAGCTCCGCGCCTTCACCGAGCGGGCGATCGCGGTCGGACCCGATCGCGCGTGGGCGATGACGCGCGGCCTCGCGACGGGCGGCTCGATCGCGCCGCCGGCGGCGACGTCGACGTCGACGTCGATCTCGACCTCGGTAGCGACGGTCGCGGGCGATCTCCCGCCGGTCGCGGCCGACGTCCCGTTCAAGGTCCTGCGCGAGCGCTGGAGCGATCACCTCGAGCGCGAGTACCTGAAGAGCCTCATCGCGCGTCTGGGCCGCGCCGACGTCGGGGCGCTCGCGGAGGCGGCGGGCCTCGATCGGAGCTACGTTCACCGTCTGTTGAAGAAGCACGATCTCTGA